The Pirellulales bacterium genome contains a region encoding:
- a CDS encoding DUF1501 domain-containing protein, whose product MFGIPHCSHVARPLSRRQWLVETGTGFGGLALSALLSSEAKSAVDPLAAKAPHFEPRVKRVIMLFMFGGPSHLDTFDPKPLLARDSGKPLPEEKRPRVVSFPNRMGNLVGSPFEFAQHGQSGAWVSSLFPHLAQRADDLCIINSMFCSNSRHGGAVLEWHTGTDTFVRPSMGSWITYGLGSENQNFPGYVTICQDLAQGGANNFGSAFLPAVYQGTALGHAGLKPQEARIPFIGSASQARDRQRLEIDLLAQMDRRSAVTRGPDSELEARIASFELAYRLQAEAPAMQDLNSETRATHELYGLDNPETADFGAQCLLARRFSEHGVRFVQCNLSGWDAHNKLQEDHGRLARAIDKPIAGLLADLKQRGLWNDTLVVWGGEFGRTPTCEGADGRDHNPHGYTMWLAGGGIKPGVTWGKTDDYGYYAVEDKVHVHDLHATILHLLGLDHKRLTFKYAGRDFRLTDVHGELIDGILA is encoded by the coding sequence ATGTTCGGCATTCCGCATTGCTCGCACGTCGCGCGACCACTATCGCGGCGGCAATGGCTCGTCGAAACCGGCACCGGATTCGGCGGCCTGGCGCTTTCAGCATTGCTATCGAGCGAGGCAAAGAGTGCGGTCGATCCACTGGCGGCAAAGGCGCCGCATTTCGAGCCACGCGTGAAGCGCGTCATCATGTTATTCATGTTCGGAGGCCCCTCGCACCTCGACACCTTCGATCCCAAGCCTCTGCTGGCGCGCGACAGCGGTAAGCCACTGCCCGAGGAGAAACGCCCTCGCGTCGTGTCATTCCCGAATCGGATGGGGAACCTCGTCGGCTCGCCCTTCGAATTCGCACAGCACGGGCAGAGCGGAGCCTGGGTCAGCTCGCTGTTTCCACACCTGGCACAGCGCGCCGACGACCTGTGCATCATCAATTCGATGTTCTGCTCGAACTCGCGCCACGGCGGTGCCGTGCTCGAATGGCATACTGGCACCGACACGTTCGTCCGCCCCAGCATGGGATCGTGGATCACGTACGGACTGGGGAGCGAGAATCAAAACTTCCCTGGCTACGTCACGATTTGCCAGGATCTCGCTCAGGGAGGGGCTAATAATTTTGGCTCTGCGTTCCTGCCCGCGGTCTATCAAGGGACCGCGCTGGGGCATGCTGGCCTCAAACCGCAAGAGGCGAGAATTCCGTTCATCGGCTCAGCGTCGCAGGCACGAGACCGTCAGCGACTCGAGATCGACTTGCTGGCCCAAATGGATCGCCGATCGGCAGTCACGCGCGGTCCGGATAGCGAACTCGAAGCGCGGATCGCGTCGTTCGAACTCGCGTACCGGCTCCAGGCCGAGGCCCCGGCCATGCAGGACCTGAATAGCGAAACCCGCGCGACGCACGAGTTGTACGGACTCGACAATCCCGAGACCGCCGATTTCGGCGCGCAGTGCCTGCTGGCACGCCGGTTTTCCGAGCACGGCGTACGCTTTGTGCAATGCAACCTCAGCGGCTGGGACGCTCACAACAAGTTGCAAGAGGATCACGGTCGGCTCGCACGCGCGATCGACAAGCCGATCGCTGGCCTGCTCGCCGACCTTAAGCAGCGCGGCCTGTGGAACGACACGCTCGTTGTCTGGGGAGGAGAATTCGGACGAACGCCGACATGCGAGGGAGCCGACGGCCGCGACCACAATCCGCACGGATATACGATGTGGCTTGCCGGTGGTGGCATAAAACCAGGCGTGACCTGGGGCAAGACCGACGACTATGGCTACTACGCCGTTGAGGACAAGGTGCACGTTCACGATCTGCATGCGACGATCTTGCACTTGTTAGGGCTGGATCATAAACGACTGACCTTCAAATACGCGGGGCGAGACTTTCGTCTGACCGACGTGCATGGCGAACTGATCGACGGCATTCTCGCCTGA
- a CDS encoding PSD1 and planctomycete cytochrome C domain-containing protein, which yields MYLRQKHISICLVCVLAQLAAVRLACSAAAADEPDAAIKVAPPDGAGFKLFETQVRPLLVEHCYECHGPDVGDGEGGLRLDSRHAILHGGKSGPAIVPADPATSLLILAVKHDGAVAMPPKRKLAQREIDSLADWVRIGAPWPGDETPASPGPTGTDAQPAGDTWDEQARSFWAFQLPRRTEPPAVAASTWSGTPVDRFIRASLDAAGLAPAPRADKRTLLRRVTLDLIGIPPTREELNAFLQDNSSDAFARVVDRLLASPLYGERWGRHWLDVVRYADSNGMDDNLAYSDAWRYRDYVIAAFNADRPFDRFIHEQLAGDLLASDEPARRDELTIATGFLSIGPKMLAEDDPQKQQLDIVDEQIDTTCRVFMGLTMGCVRCHDHKFDPLSMADYYGLAGIFKSTRTMLSYRVDSKWNATGLGSPEAAFRVADLEQIIDRHDNALVNGNTGAMTADERGAHTKLLEAARQEYASLPKAMAVAEGTGEDQAILLRGNHLTRGPVVSRRFPTILAGTEQPAIGRDRSGRLELAHWLTTPDHPLTARVIVNRVWRWHFGRGLVRTVDNFGRLGEVPSHPELLDWLATTFMADGWSLKQLHRHMLLTETYQMARDWNEHAAQVDPENRLLWHRARQRMEPEIIRDSLLAVSGELDRTAGGTLLVTTPFQNLGLGGLARKPELYQSNRRSVYLPVLRSALYDVFQAFDFPDPATMNGDRATTTVASQALFMLNHELVEKSAARLADAMLAQATASDNDRFDLLAQTVLGRAAVDDDCHDWQMFLTRYESVPSLQTATAEQRRRAAWQGLCRALLASNEFVYLP from the coding sequence GTGTACCTGCGACAAAAGCACATTTCGATCTGCCTCGTCTGCGTGCTCGCGCAGCTCGCGGCGGTACGTCTTGCTTGCAGCGCAGCAGCGGCCGACGAACCCGATGCTGCCATCAAAGTCGCGCCGCCCGATGGCGCCGGATTCAAGCTCTTCGAAACACAGGTTCGGCCACTCTTGGTCGAACATTGTTACGAATGCCACGGCCCCGACGTCGGTGACGGGGAAGGGGGGCTGCGACTCGATTCCAGACATGCAATTCTACATGGCGGAAAGTCGGGCCCGGCAATCGTCCCGGCTGATCCCGCCACGAGTCTGCTGATCCTGGCCGTGAAGCATGACGGCGCCGTGGCGATGCCCCCGAAGCGAAAACTCGCCCAGCGAGAGATCGATTCCCTGGCGGACTGGGTGCGGATCGGTGCGCCATGGCCCGGTGACGAAACGCCCGCTTCGCCAGGCCCGACGGGAACGGACGCGCAACCGGCTGGCGATACGTGGGACGAACAGGCCCGCAGCTTTTGGGCCTTTCAATTGCCGCGGCGAACCGAGCCGCCTGCCGTCGCCGCCTCAACATGGTCGGGCACACCGGTTGACCGGTTCATTCGCGCTAGTCTCGACGCCGCGGGACTAGCGCCTGCCCCTCGCGCTGACAAACGCACGCTGCTGCGCCGCGTGACGCTCGACCTGATCGGCATTCCGCCGACGCGTGAGGAATTGAATGCATTCTTGCAAGATAATTCTTCCGACGCCTTCGCGCGCGTGGTCGATCGCTTGCTCGCCTCGCCGCTGTATGGCGAAAGATGGGGGCGGCATTGGCTGGATGTCGTTCGCTACGCCGACAGCAACGGCATGGACGACAACCTGGCATATTCAGACGCTTGGCGTTATCGCGATTATGTAATCGCGGCGTTCAACGCGGATCGCCCGTTCGATCGTTTCATACACGAGCAACTCGCCGGAGATTTGCTGGCCTCGGACGAGCCGGCACGGCGTGACGAGTTGACGATCGCCACCGGTTTCTTGTCGATCGGCCCCAAAATGCTTGCCGAGGACGATCCTCAAAAGCAACAACTCGACATCGTCGACGAACAAATCGACACGACCTGCCGCGTCTTCATGGGACTGACGATGGGATGCGTCCGTTGCCACGACCACAAATTCGATCCCTTGTCGATGGCAGACTACTACGGGCTGGCCGGAATTTTTAAAAGCACGCGGACGATGCTTTCGTATCGGGTGGATTCGAAATGGAATGCCACCGGGCTAGGGAGCCCCGAGGCGGCGTTCCGCGTCGCAGACCTAGAGCAGATCATCGATCGCCATGACAACGCGCTCGTCAACGGCAATACCGGCGCGATGACGGCGGATGAACGCGGTGCCCATACCAAACTGCTCGAGGCGGCCCGGCAGGAATATGCCTCGCTCCCCAAGGCGATGGCGGTCGCCGAAGGGACCGGCGAGGATCAAGCGATTCTTCTGCGCGGAAATCATCTGACGCGTGGCCCCGTCGTATCTCGCCGCTTTCCAACGATCTTGGCCGGCACGGAACAACCGGCGATCGGCCGCGATCGTAGCGGCCGGCTGGAGCTGGCCCACTGGTTAACGACGCCGGATCATCCACTGACGGCCCGCGTGATCGTGAATCGAGTCTGGCGTTGGCACTTCGGGCGGGGACTGGTGCGAACCGTCGATAACTTCGGCCGCCTTGGTGAAGTCCCCTCGCACCCAGAATTGCTTGACTGGCTGGCGACCACTTTCATGGCCGACGGCTGGTCCCTGAAGCAGCTTCATCGCCACATGCTGCTCACCGAAACCTATCAAATGGCCCGCGACTGGAACGAGCATGCCGCGCAGGTCGATCCCGAGAATCGCTTGCTGTGGCATCGCGCGCGGCAACGCATGGAACCGGAAATCATCCGCGATTCACTATTGGCCGTAAGCGGTGAACTCGACCGTACCGCCGGCGGAACGTTGCTCGTGACAACGCCCTTTCAAAACCTGGGGCTGGGCGGGCTCGCACGCAAGCCGGAGCTGTACCAGTCGAATCGACGCAGCGTTTACCTGCCGGTGCTGCGCAGCGCCCTCTATGACGTATTTCAAGCCTTCGATTTCCCCGACCCGGCGACGATGAACGGCGATCGGGCAACGACAACCGTGGCGAGCCAGGCACTATTCATGCTCAACCACGAGCTTGTCGAGAAATCCGCAGCAAGGCTGGCCGACGCGATGCTAGCGCAGGCGACCGCCAGCGATAACGATCGATTCGACCTGTTGGCGCAAACCGTTCTCGGGCGCGCCGCCGTGGACGACGATTGCCACGACTGGCAAATGTTCCTGACCCGTTACGAATCCGTGCCGTCGTTGCAGACCGCCACGGCCGAGCAACGGCGCCGCGCGGCATGGCAGGGGTTGTGCCGAGCGTTGTTGGCTTCAAACGAGTTTGTTTACCTTCCCTAA
- a CDS encoding GntR family transcriptional regulator codes for MTALVTSSGMTKSRQAFLELREQILDSRLPAGTHLTLRPIAKSLGMSVGAVSEALRELAHEQLIDFEPNYGARVKRFDAETVRGQHVLRIAVECEAIRRCTERISDRRLHDLEALAREVDRLTDVEENLADARRMDFDFHLAVAEESGIPTLPAVLRSCHLVRLLAVETASRREVSRIPNRTHVELVNAIAARNVEAAEQAMREHCEHSLQLQLERTFGERPFGV; via the coding sequence ATGACGGCGCTCGTCACATCCTCAGGCATGACCAAATCGCGACAGGCCTTCTTGGAACTGCGCGAGCAGATCCTCGACAGCCGCTTGCCGGCCGGAACGCACCTGACGCTGCGCCCCATCGCCAAGTCGCTCGGCATGAGCGTCGGCGCGGTATCGGAAGCGCTGCGCGAACTGGCCCACGAGCAACTCATTGATTTCGAGCCGAACTACGGCGCGCGGGTCAAACGTTTCGACGCCGAAACCGTACGTGGGCAGCACGTCCTGCGCATCGCCGTCGAGTGCGAGGCAATTCGGCGCTGTACCGAGCGCATCAGCGACCGGCGATTGCACGATCTCGAAGCGCTCGCGCGCGAGGTTGATCGCCTGACCGACGTGGAAGAGAACTTGGCCGACGCACGGCGAATGGATTTCGACTTTCACTTGGCAGTGGCCGAAGAGTCAGGCATCCCCACGTTGCCGGCTGTCCTGCGGTCCTGCCATCTGGTGCGCTTACTGGCGGTGGAAACGGCGTCGCGGCGCGAAGTGTCGCGAATTCCCAATCGCACGCACGTCGAATTGGTGAATGCGATTGCCGCGCGCAATGTCGAGGCCGCGGAGCAAGCGATGCGCGAGCATTGCGAGCACTCGTTGCAATTACAACTCGAACGCACGTTCGGCGAACGGCCGTTCGGCGTTTAG
- a CDS encoding dihydrodipicolinate synthase family protein — translation MQTDFAGVYPMLLSFFTRDDRIDANLLKRQVDLAVASGAHGIGVLGLATEINKLSTAERRETLEIVATHLAGRLPLSVTIGENTARGQIDFARHAVEMGADWLILQPPPVSDVSELELLRFFGSVADAVALPIALQNAAIYLGIQLSAHGLVALQRQHPNVCLLKTEDPPEITARLIDDTAGAFRVFVGLGGMHMIDELRAGAVGIIPGAETMDFTPAIYNAHVVGHDASAATNYGKIAPSIEFLEQSINHFVTCSREIVARRWGLTEVHHRLAKEMSPTDRDMIERCAASLGPFPFLAVQAAAGEVR, via the coding sequence ATGCAAACCGATTTCGCGGGCGTCTACCCGATGTTGCTCTCGTTCTTTACACGAGACGATCGCATAGACGCCAACCTGCTCAAACGACAGGTCGATCTGGCGGTCGCCTCTGGTGCCCACGGCATCGGGGTGCTGGGGCTGGCGACCGAAATCAATAAGCTCTCAACCGCCGAACGACGCGAGACGCTCGAAATTGTCGCGACGCACCTTGCCGGCCGATTACCACTATCGGTGACAATCGGCGAGAACACGGCCCGCGGTCAAATCGACTTCGCGCGACATGCTGTTGAGATGGGAGCCGACTGGCTGATTTTGCAGCCACCCCCGGTGTCGGATGTTTCCGAACTTGAACTGTTGCGTTTCTTCGGCAGCGTGGCCGATGCCGTGGCGCTACCGATCGCCTTGCAAAACGCGGCGATCTACCTGGGAATTCAACTGTCGGCCCACGGGCTGGTGGCTCTGCAGCGGCAGCATCCGAACGTCTGCTTGCTGAAGACCGAGGATCCTCCCGAGATTACAGCCCGATTGATCGATGATACCGCGGGCGCCTTTCGCGTCTTTGTCGGCCTGGGCGGGATGCACATGATCGACGAGCTTCGCGCGGGGGCCGTCGGCATCATTCCGGGCGCCGAGACAATGGACTTTACCCCGGCGATTTATAACGCGCACGTCGTCGGGCATGATGCCTCGGCCGCGACGAACTACGGGAAGATTGCTCCGTCGATCGAGTTTCTCGAACAATCGATCAACCATTTCGTGACTTGCTCACGCGAGATCGTCGCTCGTCGCTGGGGCCTGACGGAAGTACATCACCGCCTGGCCAAGGAAATGAGCCCCACGGATCGCGACATGATAGAGCGCTGTGCGGCATCGCTCGGCCCCTTTCCATTTCTTGCGGTTCAGGCAGCAGCAGGAGAGGTGCGATGA
- a CDS encoding enolase C-terminal domain-like protein, with protein sequence MRISRVEALRIRQPEFEQFPWWCTSPLDLLHDEGKKGRERGAGLFNVPIDLRQDPVFHVIVRVTTDDGLTGLGAIGLGSQAMADAVEHLLAPLVLGRNPFDVELMWELMYRSTINVGRKGLILEAISGIDIAIWDILGKATRQPVYNLLGGKTRERIRAYASALYADEDLDRLATMARGFVQRGFTAVKMRFGYGPQDGRPGMRKNAELVRVVRQAIGDDVDLMADAYMGWTSQYAIEMIRMLEEHHLAWVEEPVSPDDLDGYARIRAATRTAIAAGEHEFTRYGFKELITRGCVDYVQLDVNRVGGVTEARKIWALASAHSLPVVPHSQNYHNQHLIMSHVNSPLSEYLPPDYRDGDTFLAELFVGDAVAHDGYITLSDQPGMGVELNESAIAEYLIR encoded by the coding sequence ATGCGGATTTCACGCGTCGAAGCCCTGCGCATCCGGCAGCCCGAGTTCGAGCAATTTCCGTGGTGGTGTACGTCCCCGCTGGATCTGCTGCACGACGAGGGGAAGAAGGGGCGCGAGCGTGGGGCTGGGTTGTTCAATGTGCCGATCGACCTGCGTCAGGACCCCGTCTTTCATGTGATCGTTCGCGTGACGACCGACGACGGGCTCACGGGCCTCGGCGCCATCGGCCTCGGATCGCAGGCCATGGCCGATGCGGTCGAGCATCTGCTGGCACCGCTTGTCCTCGGGCGAAACCCGTTCGATGTCGAGCTGATGTGGGAGCTGATGTATCGCTCGACAATTAATGTCGGTCGCAAAGGACTTATCCTCGAAGCGATCAGCGGCATCGACATCGCGATCTGGGACATCCTGGGCAAGGCAACGCGGCAACCGGTTTACAACCTGCTGGGCGGCAAAACGCGCGAGCGGATCCGGGCATACGCCAGTGCGCTCTACGCTGATGAAGATCTCGACCGGCTAGCGACGATGGCTCGCGGTTTCGTCCAACGTGGGTTTACAGCCGTCAAGATGCGCTTCGGCTACGGTCCGCAAGACGGACGTCCGGGCATGCGAAAAAACGCTGAGCTGGTGCGCGTCGTACGGCAGGCGATTGGCGACGACGTTGACCTTATGGCGGATGCGTACATGGGTTGGACGTCGCAGTATGCGATCGAGATGATCCGCATGCTCGAAGAACATCACCTGGCCTGGGTCGAAGAGCCAGTATCTCCGGACGATCTGGATGGTTATGCGCGGATTCGTGCCGCCACGCGCACCGCCATCGCCGCCGGCGAACACGAATTCACCCGGTATGGTTTCAAGGAATTAATCACGCGCGGCTGCGTCGATTACGTGCAGTTGGACGTCAATCGCGTCGGTGGCGTTACCGAAGCTCGCAAGATTTGGGCCCTGGCCTCGGCTCATTCCTTGCCGGTGGTGCCCCATTCGCAGAACTATCACAATCAGCATCTGATTATGTCGCACGTGAACAGCCCATTGTCGGAATATCTTCCGCCAGACTATCGCGACGGCGATACGTTTCTCGCGGAATTGTTCGTGGGGGACGCCGTGGCTCACGACGGGTATATCACGCTGTCGGATCAACCTGGCATGGGCGTTGAACTGAATGAATCCGCGATTGCTGAGTATTTGATCCGCTAG
- a CDS encoding VOC family protein — protein sequence MSQPIPPGHENLIPHLVCEHCADAIDFYKKAFGAEEIHRMNSPDGRIMHAAIRIRESLVFLVDDYPEYCEGKSESPLKLQGTGVTLHHYVPDCDAAIRRAQEAGATILMPAADMFWGDRYGVVRDPFGHKWSFGTHQKDLTPDLMMQGMKDAFAQS from the coding sequence ATGAGCCAGCCGATCCCACCCGGTCACGAAAACTTGATTCCGCACCTGGTGTGCGAACATTGCGCTGATGCGATCGATTTCTACAAAAAAGCGTTCGGCGCCGAAGAGATCCATCGTATGAACAGTCCGGATGGCCGCATCATGCACGCGGCGATTCGAATCCGCGAAAGCCTGGTGTTTCTCGTCGACGACTACCCGGAGTACTGCGAAGGCAAGTCCGAATCGCCTCTGAAACTTCAAGGGACAGGCGTGACCTTGCACCATTACGTTCCGGACTGTGACGCGGCCATCCGCCGCGCCCAAGAGGCCGGCGCCACGATCCTGATGCCGGCCGCAGACATGTTCTGGGGAGACCGTTACGGTGTCGTTCGCGACCCGTTCGGGCACAAATGGTCGTTCGGAACGCATCAGAAGGATCTGACGCCCGACCTAATGATGCAGGGCATGAAAGACGCCTTCGCCCAGTCGTAA
- a CDS encoding aldehyde reductase produces MSTVLVTGGSGFIGAHCILQLLAAGHQVRTTVRNLNREPEVRGMLKVGGAEPGDRLTCTATDLEKDAGWADAVRGCEYVLHVASPFPPSLPRHEDELIRPAREGALRVLKAARDAGVKRVVLTSSFAAIGYGQPPRSTPFDETCWTNPAGLDVQPYVKSKTLAERAAWDFLAKEGGDLELSVVNPVGVFGPVLGPDYSTSILVVQRMMDGALPGCPRISFGIVDVRDVADLHLRAMTHPAAKGERFLAVAGDFLTMQGIAKTLKGSLGAAARRVPTRQLPNWLIRLAALRDPAVKQILPELGKMKNATHEKAKRLLGWSPRTNEEALVATAESLMRLGLLKDSPAKPRG; encoded by the coding sequence ATGAGCACAGTTCTTGTTACCGGCGGATCTGGCTTTATCGGCGCGCATTGCATTTTGCAATTGTTGGCCGCAGGGCATCAGGTGCGCACCACGGTTCGTAACCTGAACCGCGAACCGGAAGTACGCGGCATGCTGAAAGTCGGTGGGGCCGAGCCGGGGGACCGCCTGACATGTACGGCCACAGATCTGGAGAAGGACGCGGGTTGGGCGGATGCCGTCCGAGGCTGCGAGTACGTTCTGCACGTGGCGTCACCGTTCCCACCTAGCCTGCCGCGGCACGAGGATGAACTGATCCGGCCGGCGCGCGAGGGGGCACTGCGCGTGCTGAAAGCCGCGCGTGATGCGGGCGTAAAGCGCGTCGTGTTGACCAGTTCGTTTGCGGCGATCGGCTATGGCCAGCCGCCGCGTAGCACGCCGTTTGACGAAACGTGCTGGACGAATCCCGCCGGGCTGGATGTACAGCCGTATGTCAAATCGAAGACGTTGGCCGAGCGCGCGGCGTGGGATTTTCTGGCCAAGGAAGGGGGCGATTTGGAGTTATCGGTCGTTAATCCGGTCGGTGTCTTCGGTCCGGTGCTGGGGCCTGATTACTCGACTTCGATCCTGGTTGTTCAGCGGATGATGGACGGGGCTTTGCCAGGCTGCCCTCGGATTTCTTTCGGCATTGTCGATGTGCGCGATGTGGCCGATTTACATCTGCGCGCGATGACGCATCCCGCCGCCAAGGGGGAACGCTTCTTGGCCGTGGCTGGCGACTTCCTTACGATGCAGGGAATCGCCAAAACGCTGAAAGGCAGTCTCGGCGCCGCGGCCCGACGCGTTCCCACGCGCCAACTGCCCAATTGGCTTATCCGCTTGGCAGCGCTACGCGATCCGGCGGTGAAGCAGATTCTGCCGGAGCTTGGCAAAATGAAAAACGCGACCCACGAAAAAGCCAAACGCTTGCTAGGCTGGTCTCCCCGCACGAACGAAGAGGCGCTCGTCGCGACGGCCGAGAGCCTGATGCGTCTGGGGCTGTTGAAGGACAGCCCGGCTAAGCCACGCGGTTAG